The segment CCCAGGCGGAGAACTTAGTGCGTTAGCTGCGCTACCGAAAGACTTAATTCTTCCAGCAGCTAGTTCTCATCGTTTAGGGCGTGGACTACCAGGGTATCTAATCCTGTTTGCTCCCCACGCTTTCGTGCCTCAGCGTCAGTATCAGCCCAGACAGTCGCCTTCGCCACAGGTGTTCCTCCACATATCTACGCATTTCACCGCTACACGTGGAATTCCACTGTCCTCTTCTGTACTCTAGTGAGCCAGTATCGTATGCCGTTCTCAGGTTGAGCCCGAGGCTTTCACATTCGACTTGATTCACCGCCTACGCACGCTTTACGCCCAGTCATTCCGATTAACGCTTGCACCCTCTGTATTACCGCGGCTGCTGGCACAGAGTTAGCCGGTGCTTCTTCTGGGGCGAGTGTCAGGTTTGGCAGGTATTCGCTGCCATTCTTTCTTGACCCCTGAAAGTGCTTTACAACCCGCAGGCCTTCTTCACACACGCGGTATTGCTGGATCAGGCTTGCGCCCATTGTCCAATATTCCCCACTGCTGCCTCCCGTAGGAGTCTGGGCCGTGTCTCAGTCCCAGTGTGGCTGGTCGTCCTCTCAGACCAGCTACGGATCGTCGCCTTGGTGAGCCATTACCTCACCAACAAGCTAATCCGACATAGGCTCATCCAATAGCAATAGCATGCAAGCAGAGGCCACTTTTAACCCGTAGGTATTATGCGGTATTAATTCGGATTTCTCCGAGCTATCCCCCACTGTTGGGTAGATTCCTATGTGTTACTCACCCGTCCGCCACTGAAGTATTGCTACCTCCGTTCGACTTGCATGTGTTAAGCATACCGCCAGCGTTCAATCTGAGCCATGATCAAACTCTTCAGTTTAATTTTGGCTGTGACTTTAAATTGTCACAAATTTGTTGCAAGATATAAAAATCTCGTGTTGACGAGAAGTTTACGACTCTTGACGTTCTGTTAGAACAGTCAGTCAGGGTCTAAACTCCCACACAGATGACTTGAATTCGGTTTGTTAAGGAACTGCACCTCAGCAACTAGTGGCTTGGGTGTGAAGCTGTGCATTCTACGTGGTTTGTTTCGTCTCTGTCAAGCCTTTTTCAAAATATTTTTAATTTCTTTTGCTTCGGCTTGTCTTCACTCGCTTCTACTTCTGTAAAAGCTCGCGGACTCTTACACTTTCCCGCTCTGCATTCCCGCTTCATTTGTCTCAGGTAAGCCGCGCACTATACAGAGCAGGAAAATCCCTGTCAAGGTTTTTTTGGAAAAATTTTTGGAGACGCTCACCAGTCTAAAAAATTCTCCAGTAAGGTGAGGCCGTTCTTCTGACTTTTCTCAGGGTGAAACTGTACCGCAAACACGTTGTCTCGTGCGGCGGCTGATGTAAAGCACACGGAACCGTAACAAGTTTGTCCCGCAGTCACTGCTTCGTCGCGGGGCGCAACGTAGTAACTGTGAACGAAATAGAAACGACTGTTGTCCGGAATACCTTGCCACAAGGGATGCGGTTGTACCCAATGCACGGGACTCCAGCCCATGTGGGGAATTTTTAAACGCTCGCCACTGTTCTCTTCTAATAAAGGCGTGGGAAAACGCTTCACTTCTCCCGCAAAATGGTTAAAACCATTGACTCCGCCATTTTCTTCACTGTATTTAAGTAGGCTTTGCAAACCCAAACAAATGCCTAAAAAGGGTTTGGTTTTTAAACTGGTGACAATCACTTCTGTTAAGTGTTGTTCGGTCAAGACCTGCATACAGTGAGCAATTGCCCCTTGTCCGGGGAAAACCACTTTGTCTGCTTTGACAATGTCATGGGGAGATTGGCTGACGTTGACGTGCCAATTTTTTCCCGCCACATGTTCTAAGGCTTTGCTGACTGAGCGTAAATTGCTCATGCCATAGTCGATAACAGTGACCGTTTTCACACTAAAGTTCCTTTGGTCGAAGGCGTAATATTTTGCATTCGTGGATCGAATTCCACCGCGGCACGTAAAGCGCGCCCGAAGGCTTTAAAAATGGTTTCAACAATATGATGCGTATTATCACCGCGTAAATTTTCAATATGTAAGGTGATCAAGGCGTGATTGACCAGACCTTGAAAAAACTCTCGCACCAATTCCACATCAAATTCACCCACACGATGTTGCGTAAAATCGACGCTGAAAAATAACCCCGGCCGCCCCGAACAATCAATAGTGACTCTCGACAAGGCTTCATCAAGCGGAACATAAGCATGGCCGTAGCGACGAATCCCTTTTTTATCGCCTAAAGCCTGTTTGATGGCTTGTCCAAATGTGATACCAATATCTTCTACAGTATGGTGCGCATCAATGTGTAAATCGCCTTTGGCATGAATCTGTAAGTCGAATAAACCATGACGAGCAATTTGATCTAACATGTGTTCTAAAAAAGGAATACCCGTATCAAATGTGGCTTGTCCGGTGCCGTCGGCGTTGAAATTGACACTGATCTGGGTTTCCAAGGTGTGGCGTGTAATATCAGCAATTCTGGGAGTCATTTACAATTTCTCTGGGCAGCAGTGGAAGAATCGATAAAGGCATCGTCGGAACTAATTTGTGTTTTTTTTAAGCTGATTAAGTGATCTCCGATTAATGCCAGAACTAATAAGATAAAAGCAAATAAAGCAATAACAAGAAAACCAGAAATCACTAAAGTGAATAAGCCTATTATCAGTAAGGCAAAACCCAACTGCTGGATAACGTTTTTAATCATGTTTTAGGTCTCCTTAAAGTATCGTTACTCATCTGTAGCGATAATAATGGCAAGAGCCTAGTAAAAAAAGTGCATGAATCACTTATTTAAATTGTTCATGCACCTTTTTTTAAGAACGGTTAAGCACTTTCACGAGAAGCGCGTTTGCGTTCATGTTCTTTCAAGAACTGTTTACGTACGCGAACCGATTTTGGCGTGACTTCGACCAATTCATCATCATCAATGAATTCTAAGGCTTGTTCTAAAGAAAAACGAATCGGTGGCGTTAATAAGATATTTTCGTCAGAACCCGCCGCCCGAATATTGGTTAATTGCTTGGCTTTTAAGGGATTAACGGTCAAATCATTACCGCGAGAATGAATGCCAATCACCATGCCTTCATAGACCGCATCGCCATGTCCGATAAATAAACGTCCACGTTCTTGCAAATTAAACAGCGCGTAACCAAGACTTTTCCCTTCTCCATTAGAAATCAATACGCCATTAATTCGTTGCCCAATTGAACCTGCTTTAACGGGCGCATAATGCTCAAAAACATGGTACATTAAACCCGTACCTGACGTTGCCGTTAAAAATTCGGTGCGAAAACCAATTAATCCACGCGCAGGAATCATAAATTCCATACGCACTCGGCCTTTACCATCGGGGATCATGTTTTGCATTTCGGCTTTACGTTCGCCCAATTTTTCCATGATCGCGCCTTGATGAACTTCTTCCACATCGACGGTCAAACTTTCATAAGGCTCGCACAATTGGCCATCAATTTCTTTATAAATCACCTGTGGCCGCGACACGCCTAATTCGTAGCCTTCTCGACGCATGTTTTCAATTAAAATGCTTAAATGCAACTCACCGCGTCCAGAAACCAAGAATTTATCCGGATCGGCCGTATCTTCTACGCGCAATGCCACGTTATGCAGCAATTCTCGCTGTAAACGTTCCCGAATTTGCCGTGAAGTGACATATTTGCCTTCTTTACCGGCAAAAGGTGAAGTATTCACTTGAAAAGTCATACTGACTGTAGGTTCATCAACGGTCAAGGCCGGTAATGCCCGCACATGCGTGGGATCGCACAAGGTATCAGAAATAAATAAAGGTTCAATTCCCGTGAAAGCAATAATATCGCCCGCGCTGGCTTCGGGCATTTCCACCCGCTCTAAACCATGAAAACCAAACACTTGCAACAAGCGTCCTTGTCGTTGTTTTCCTTCTCTATCCACGATGGCCACGGGCATATTGGTTTTAACGCGACCACTGGTAATGCGTCCAATACCGATAATACCCACGTAACTGGAGTAATCCAAAGCACTGACTTGCATTTGAAAAGTTTCATCGGGATCAACGTCGGGAATAGGCACATGTTGAATAATCGCCTCAAATAAAGGCTGCATATCACCACCGCGCACCGTATTCTCCAACCCGGCATAACCCATCAACGCAGAGGCATAAATCACCGGAAAATCCAATTGACTCTCGTCCGCTCCCAAACGATCAAACAATTCAAACGTCTGATCCAACACCCAATCTGGTCGTGCGCCATCTCGATCAATTTTATTAATGACCACAATGGGACGCAAACCATGTTGTAAGGCTTTTTGGGTCACAAAACGAGTTTGTGGCATCGGCCCATCCACCGCATCCACCAAAAGTAACACGGAATCCACCATAGACAACACCCGCTCCACTTCACCCCCAAAATCCGCATGGCCGGGCGTATCGACAATATTAATTCGGTAATCTTGCCAGCGAATGGCCGTATTTTTGGCCAAAATGGTAATGCCGCGCTCTTTTTCCAACTCATTGGAATCCATCACTCGCGTCACCGCTTCCCCGCGAGTTTGTAGCGTGCCGGATTGTTGCAACAATTTATCCACTAAAGTGGTTTTGCCATGGTCAACGTGAGCAATAATAGCAATATTGCGAAGTTTGGTTATCACAGAACTGATCTCAATAAAAACAAAAAGTTAAAAAACAAAATGACCGCGCCAAGCACGTGTCAATCAGCCAATACGTTAAAATATCTGATGTGA is part of the Thioflexithrix psekupsensis genome and harbors:
- the typA gene encoding translational GTPase TypA; this translates as MITKLRNIAIIAHVDHGKTTLVDKLLQQSGTLQTRGEAVTRVMDSNELEKERGITILAKNTAIRWQDYRINIVDTPGHADFGGEVERVLSMVDSVLLLVDAVDGPMPQTRFVTQKALQHGLRPIVVINKIDRDGARPDWVLDQTFELFDRLGADESQLDFPVIYASALMGYAGLENTVRGGDMQPLFEAIIQHVPIPDVDPDETFQMQVSALDYSSYVGIIGIGRITSGRVKTNMPVAIVDREGKQRQGRLLQVFGFHGLERVEMPEASAGDIIAFTGIEPLFISDTLCDPTHVRALPALTVDEPTVSMTFQVNTSPFAGKEGKYVTSRQIRERLQRELLHNVALRVEDTADPDKFLVSGRGELHLSILIENMRREGYELGVSRPQVIYKEIDGQLCEPYESLTVDVEEVHQGAIMEKLGERKAEMQNMIPDGKGRVRMEFMIPARGLIGFRTEFLTATSGTGLMYHVFEHYAPVKAGSIGQRINGVLISNGEGKSLGYALFNLQERGRLFIGHGDAVYEGMVIGIHSRGNDLTVNPLKAKQLTNIRAAGSDENILLTPPIRFSLEQALEFIDDDELVEVTPKSVRVRKQFLKEHERKRASRESA
- the hisH gene encoding imidazole glycerol phosphate synthase subunit HisH, producing MKTVTVIDYGMSNLRSVSKALEHVAGKNWHVNVSQSPHDIVKADKVVFPGQGAIAHCMQVLTEQHLTEVIVTSLKTKPFLGICLGLQSLLKYSEENGGVNGFNHFAGEVKRFPTPLLEENSGERLKIPHMGWSPVHWVQPHPLWQGIPDNSRFYFVHSYYVAPRDEAVTAGQTCYGSVCFTSAAARDNVFAVQFHPEKSQKNGLTLLENFLDW
- the hisB gene encoding imidazoleglycerol-phosphate dehydratase HisB, with the translated sequence MTPRIADITRHTLETQISVNFNADGTGQATFDTGIPFLEHMLDQIARHGLFDLQIHAKGDLHIDAHHTVEDIGITFGQAIKQALGDKKGIRRYGHAYVPLDEALSRVTIDCSGRPGLFFSVDFTQHRVGEFDVELVREFFQGLVNHALITLHIENLRGDNTHHIVETIFKAFGRALRAAVEFDPRMQNITPSTKGTLV